The proteins below are encoded in one region of Helianthus annuus cultivar XRQ/B chromosome 2, HanXRQr2.0-SUNRISE, whole genome shotgun sequence:
- the LOC110880993 gene encoding uncharacterized protein LOC110880993, with amino-acid sequence MGGKVDSKIHRGNAPYVYRISGENYHTLGSLLPKEGGEPKFAQLYIYDTDNEVCNRKTIFSNSKKPASATFDLLDTEHRANWSKDGRTYNLPTSSEVAALIVGDIEDALDNRDVVVESKKDGLQRISELHPSYLALQYPLFFPFGEDGYRIDILHREGRASTKKKESKCSMREYFAYHVQDRVNHFSLILNAQRLLQQFLVDVYTMIESEQLLFIRLQQNNLRSETYENLSKLQQNGNPDMSNIGTHLLLPSSFTCGSRYMRENYYDAMAICKWFGYPDFFITITCNPKWPEIKRILKDKNINPEDRPDILCRLFKIKLDAIMKDLREKSLVRNASAVLYTIEFQKRSTACPYLSVHSGFFVEKSGIQLDNRSVVPYSKTILRRYQAHINVEWCNQAASIKYLFKYINKGPDRAEFGFVQNADEGQREDGKSEVKEYYDCRYLSACEASWSIFAFDVHYRYPSVIRLPFHLLDKQNVVYGPDDDLDSVLQKPSISSMMFLGWMEKNEQDPLARTLTYVEFLTKFVVGPKSFEEIRTVNGQVFPTFRDACYARGLLDDDKEYIEAIKEAYYTGLSLPKEQIRNLTLLKIERYLLRNNSSLSRFPSMPQPDSESIYSADNRLIADELGYDVSATAIEFDNNLSSLTDEQLLVFVEIIQAVNSNVGGLFFVYGYGGTESLMCFIKPDDDVADLLRKTKLIIWDEASMNHKHVFEALDRTMKDIFKCEMTFGGKVMVFGGDFRQILLVVPNGSTREIVNASITSSYIWSTCKGKIDDSDDCEVVIDIPEDLLIKCSVDPMSDLIDLVYPSLLQLYKDKDYFAERAILAPTNEVVQEINERLLASFPGDEVEYLSSDSICQTDQAKNEAHVKLYSPDILNGLKISGLPNHRLVLKVGVPVMLLRIIDHQNGLCNEAEIISGGNIGTRTFIPRISLTPSDKRIPIKFQRRQFPLNLYVALSRVKSRAGVKLLILDKDGNVTSKTTNVVYKEVFSGI; translated from the exons ATGGGTGGTAAAGTTGATTCGAAAATACATAGAGGAAATGCTCCGTATGTATACCGAATTAGTGGTGAGAATTATCATACATTGGGAAGTCTTCTTCCTAAAGAAGGTGGTGAACCAAAATTTGCGCAGCTTTACATATACGACACAGATAATGAAGTCTGTAATCGGAAAACCATATTTAG TAACTCAAAGAAACCAGCTTCCGCAACTTTTGATTTGCTTGACACTGAACACAGA GCAAATTGGTCTAAAGATGGTCGTACATACAACCTACCGACGTCGTCCGAAGTTGCTGCGCTTATTGTTGGAGACATTGAGGATGCTCTTGATAATCGTGATGTAGTTGTTGAGTCAAAGAAAGATGGTCTACAGCGTATTAGCGAGCTTCATCCATCGTATCTCGCGCTTCAGTATCCATTGTTTTTCCCTTTTGGTGAAGATGGTTACCGGATTGATATTCTTCATAGAGAAGGAAGGGCATCAACGAAGAAGAAAGAGTCAAAATGTTCAATGAGAGAGTATTTTGCTTACCATGTTCAAGATAGAGTCAATCATTTCTCTTTGATTCTCAATGCTCAAAGACTTTTGCAACAGTTCTTGGTTGACGTATATACGATGATTGAAAGTGAACAATTACTATTCATACGTCTACAGCAAAATAATCTGAGATCTGAGACATATGAGAACCTTAGTAAGCTTCAACAAAATGGTAATCCAGATATGTCAAACATTGGAACACATTTACTACTACCGTCTTCGTTTACTTGTGGATCGCGATATATGAGGGAGAATTATTATGATGCGATGGCCATTTGTAAATGGTTTGGATACCCTGATTTTTTCATCACGATCACGTGTAATCCTAAATGGCCAGAGATTAAAAGAATTCTGAAGGACAAGAACATTAATCCGGAGGATAGACCGGACATTTTATGCCGATTGTTCAAAATTAAGCTTGACGCAATCATGAAAGACTTGCGAGAGAAATCTTTAGTCAGAAACGCATCGGCAG TTCTCTATACCATAGAGTTTCAGAAACGGTCTACCGCATGCCCATATCTGTCTGTTC ATTCAGGATTTTTTGTTGAGAAATCTGGTATTCAGCTTGATAACAGAAGTGTGGTTCCGTATAGCAAAACCATATTGAGACGTTATCAGGCACACATTAACGTCGAATGGTGTAACCAGGCTGCGTCCATAAAGTATTTGTTTAAATACATTAACAAAGGACCAGATAGGGCAGAATTTGGTTTTGTACAAAATGCCGATGAAGGTCAGCGTGAAGATGGAAAAAGTGAAGTCAAAGAGTATTACGATTGCAGATATCTCTCGGCTTGCGAAGCTTCATGGAGCATCTTTGCATTTGATGTTCATTACCGCTATCCATCTGTAATCAGGCTTCCATTTCATCTACTAGATAAACAAAACGTTGTATACGGCCCTGATGACGATCTTGATAGTGTTCTTCAAAAACCATCTATTTCTTCTATGATGTTTTTGGGGTGGATGGAAAAGAATGAACAAGATCCATTGGCGCGCACCCTTACTTATGTTGAGTTCCTAACTAAATTT GTAGTAGGTCCTAAGTCTTTTGAAGAGATTCGTACTGTGAATGGACAAGTCTTCCCAACATTTAGAGATGCGTGCTACGCTAGAGGCCTTTTAGACGACGACAAGGAGTATATAGAAGCTATCAAAGAGGCGTACTACACAG GTTTGTCTCTTCCAAAAGAACAAATAAGGAACCTAACATTGCTTAAAATTGAGCGTTACTTATTACGTAACAACTCAAGTCTAAGTCGGTTTCCGTCTATGCCTCAACCCGATAGTGAATCAATATATTCAGCAGACAACCGTTTAATTGCTGACGAGCTTGGGTATGATGTAAGCGCTACTGCCATTGAATTTGATAATAATTTAAGCAGCCTAACCGATGAGCAGCTTTTAGTGTTTGTTGAGATAATTCAAGCAGTTAATAGTAATGTGGGTGGTCTATTCTTTGTCTATGGCTACGGAGGGACTG AAAGCTTGATGTGTTTTATTAAACCGGACGATGACGTTGCTGATTTATTGAGGAAAACGAAATTGATAATTTGGGATGAAGCATCGATGAATCATAAACATGTGTTTGAAGCACTTGACCGAACAATGAAAGATATCTTCAAATGTGAGATGACCTTTGGTGGTAAAGTTATGGTGTTCGGTGGTGACTTTAGACAAATACTTCTGGTTGTACCAAATGGCAGTACACGAGAAATCGTTAATGCTTCAATCACGTCATCGTATATTTGGAGTACTTGCAAG GGAAAAATTGATGACAGCGATGATTGTGAGGTGGTTATAGATATTCCTGAAGATCTGTTAATCAAGTGCTCTGTGGATCCTATGTCAGATTTGATCGACCTTGTATACCCTTCACTTCTTCAACTGTACAAAGATAAAGATTATTTTGCTGAAAGAGCTATACTGGCACCAACAAATGAGGTTGTTCAAGAAATTAATGAAAGATTGCTTGCTTCGTTTCCTGGTGATGAAGTGGAGTATCTGAGTTCTGATAGTATTTGTCAAACTGATCAAGCAAAGAATGAAGCACATGTGAAACTATATTCTCCCGATATTCTGAATGGACTTAAAATATCTGGTCTGCCTAATCATCGATTAGTCCTTAAAGTCGGTGTACCTGTAATGTTGCTTCGTATTATCGATCATCAAAATGGTTTATGCAATG AGGCTGAGATTATATCCGGAGGAAACATAGGGACAAGAACGTTTATTCCACGAATTAGTTTGACACCGTCGGATAAAAGAATTCCTATCAAGTTTCAACGACGACAATTCCCCTTAAAT CTTTATGTTGCGTTATCAAGAGTCAAAAGCAGGGCCGGTGTGAAGTTGCTTATACTAGACAAAGATGGGAATGTAACGAGTAAAACAACAAATGTCGTCTACAAGGAAGTTTTTTCCGGGATTTGA